One genomic region from Salvia hispanica cultivar TCC Black 2014 chromosome 2, UniMelb_Shisp_WGS_1.0, whole genome shotgun sequence encodes:
- the LOC125205114 gene encoding methyl-CpG-binding domain-containing protein 9 isoform X1: MSFQIDLNEMPISSPREAPDDAAPPSSVCVVCRKGVPVGNVPDKVTGDLRLEKKCFQCLLRNDTAAAGGEARRLDINAPPPREADDREIVRAAAGRPGIGRGRVQAYVHPSFYSHHVNTRKINPMLDGMVHGLPNTSTVAVDSAHSRFRDALLQKVHSDGRLGTIHEESTFAAWLRASHTPLEFPPASPNVLYLQTLREYIAARSGTLGEGWRVEFEFCDKLCKTSAVYIAPDGSRFRSMEEVAFHFGLSSRYHYLENGNESAESASVRSGMKIDSTKTESPAIMTAQNCRQKQKISRASKNQGFLSSLGVKSSPGTTYNKSVGELGSSEHGGLHDSIHEDFPVQYHDFYLISAGNIDPRPSYHNGNQIWPVGYRCSWHDRITGSLFMCEVSDGGDSGPIFKVKRYPCTMQSIPVGSTILVKKKSTFSKGDDIEGLDDLAAFKMVDDDSISTITLLNEETAPCLEKCLSTSKREEAHNPRKDNSSNSNLEVTPQGAGNQVNKAVGLNDMIGEFQVEGRSISSVWENVSQAFLYACREMYKQKGALKFFCSHDAFKRNNEILDGADSLSRYCYFEGPASIPPLVQSENELNKACEMLSSWLKQDRFGLNEDFVQEILEQLPQVTACSEYKKLKERKQISDLQTVESGFLQVEQKANNASETSKRFLLKLGGTEDTIKRDPCPLGKQLNRRLPSYLMGDALQVWELGWRFLEVLQLGQPFTFQELESELVNPWLDSYPLDSRHETCESGVGASSSCDKASQSGSASVGRCTGLLLAKILGSLLKLLVTELLSKAAVYVRPNLDAGESKSKRGKKKDLDWLAELRKTKLDMLPVNELTWHEIARRYILAVLSMDGNLDSAEIASRESGRVFHCLQGDGGVLCGSLTGIAAMEGDAMVLADAMKEIFGSLKTKNDIISLCLSESDANGAQTIEVNDGVVPEWAHALERVRKLPTNVGARIRNCIHDALNKNPPEWAKQELEHAISKEVYKGNASGPTKRAVISVLARVTSENPQQKPAKKENVKIKTNMSDIITKQCRMVLRCAAASDEDKVFCNLLGRIILNPNDNDDEGLLGYPAMVSRPLDFRTIDLRLAAGAYGGSHEAFAEDVREVWRNIHTAYGDRSELIDVAQSLWNKFEDLYEKEVLNLLHKMAKISNVKDSTADALKERDDLLVQVCNNALPRAPWDEGLCKVCGRDKDDDNVLLCDKCDSEYHRYCLDPPLLRIPEGNWYCPSCVSGQSLSCIRTYGSISNQHSKKRNLGEFSCKFLGELSTLAKVMEVKEHWEFTVEERIFFLKFLFDGALNSATVRDHMDHCASQSADLQNKLRSLTSELKTLNAKEDMLGLSVEKTNSSLFNIRGDLKSDASSSQHANENISRGNPSEKQLAVEQSQHEKIFVEAQPSEGPNLQNEIPIFTQQQQSDQGHTIVLNDAQGSLSTTQVLPGNNFSSSTSDRETELVTPAPVSSIHESGGHQCPNQVDMVSPQGNSPKVSTAKNEVTHLLESIANIELKLVELSLRRDFLGRDCNGRVYWAFYYPNARPWIIACGDTASKERPPRDFASIPDSDKWMYYESDTEIEKLVGWLGENNVREKELKESISQFQASKLKDAVYTEDHILKKREISYDGRKTLSADFLATKAKNALEKKYGSCKRFEATAIPQNLVTGASQSGRMYRCQCLELLWPSKDHCSSCHQSFSTSEELSQHAKENCKASISGSKRSQTAEDTTKRKKARNVASEEKRLTSIGVPQKRSTDEKQIGGRTSLEGYRADRPFKFEEIMTRFIVPSSVKDGVNDIGLIGSGGVPSLLAGQSPYLSDSALALSLAVTNEASSRPTDLRSRQQNTPPSAAMHSRGFKDSHRSSRSVENGLSDELSIAGRLKSILMSEKDQVTSVKDKGSSVSGLSKSTIIRESSSRPLIGRASEILRFLKINLLDMDAALPEDALRKSRSGQDRRCAWRAFVKSAKSIYEMVQATIVFEDTIKSEYMQNDWWYWSSPSTAARITTLSALALRIYSLDAAISYGEPLSGTGMEVSEPSCAIDKEVHESPTPKNPANPSSPTLQNTPEPEPDSPENPRTRSRSSKRRRDLS; this comes from the exons ATGTCGTTCCAAATCGATCTGAACGAGATGCCAATTTCGTCACCCCGGGAGGCACCCGACGACGCCGCTCCGCCTTCTTCCGTCTGTGTGGTGTGCCGGAAAGGGGTTCCGGTTGGGAATGTTCCCGACAAAGTCACGGGAGACCTGCGCCTGGAGAAGAAGTGCTTCCAGTGCTTGCTCAGGAATGACACCGCCGCTGCTGGAGGCGAGGCGAGGCGGCTTGACATCAATGCACCGCCTCCACGCGAGGCAGATGACAGAGAAATCGTAAGGGCTGCGGCCGGCCGGCCAGGGATCGGTCGGGGGAG AGTACAGGCTTATGTCCACCCTTCTTTCTATAGCCATCATGTgaatacaagaaaaataaatcctaTGCTGGATGGTATGGTGCATGGTCTCCCAAACACATCTACCGTTGCAGTAGATTCTGCACATTCTAGATTTCGCGATGCATTGCTGCAAAAAGTGCATTCTGATGGAAGGTTAGGTACAATTCACGAAGAATCTACATTCGCTGCATGGCTCCGGGCTAGTCATACTCCACTGGAGTTTCCTCCTGCAAGTCCAAATGTGTTGTATCTACAAACCCTTAGAGAATACATTGCCGCAAGATCGGGTACTTTGGGAGAAGGTTGGCgtgttgaatttgaattttgtgacAAACTATGTAAAACCTCTGCTGTTTATATTGCACCTGATGGAAGTAGGTTCAGATCTATGGAAGAAGTTGCTTTCCACTTTGGGCTGTCTTCACGCTACCACTATTTGGAGAATGGTAATGAAAGTGCAGAATCTGCCTCCGTTCGGAGTGGGATGAAGATTGACTCAACGAAGACGGAATCCCCTGCGATTATGACTGCACAAAATTGCAGACAAAAGCAGAAGATATCAAGGGCCAGCAAGAACCAGGGTTTTTTGTCCAGCTTAGGGGTCAAAAGTTCTCCTGGAACTACTTATAACAAGAGTGTAGGAGAATTGGGCTCCTCAGAACATGGTGGTCTTCATGATAGTATCCAT GAGGACTTCCCAGTTCAGTACCATGACTTCTATCTTATTTCAGCTGGCAATATTGATCCACGACCGTCATACCACAATGGAAACCAAATCTGGCCTGTGGGATACAGATGTAGCTGGCATGATAGGATTACTGGGTCTCTTTTTATGTGTGAGGTTTCAGATGGTGGTGATAGTGGCCCAATTTTCAAAGTTAAGAGATACCCATGCACCATGCAGTCAATACCAGTTGGCTCAACTATCCTTGTTAAGAAGAAATCAACTTTCAGCAAAGGTGATGACATTGAGGGTTTAGATGATTTAGCCGCATTCAAGATGGTTGATGATGATAGTATATCAACAATCACACTGCTAAATGAAGAAACCGCCCCATGTCTAGAAAAATGTCTCTCTACTTCAAAGAGAGAAGAGGCCCATAATCCCCGCAAAGataattcttcaaattcaaatttagaaGTTACACCTCAGGGAGCTGGCAATCAGGTGAACAAAGCTGTAGGACTAAATGATATGATTGGGGAATTTCAAGTTGAGGGCAGGTCAATATCATCTGTGTGGGAAAACGTTTCTCAAGCTTTCTTGTATGCTTGCCGTGAGATGTACAAGCAAAAGGGTGCACTCAAGTTCTTCTGCAGTCATGATGCGTTCAAAAGGAATAATGAAATCCTTGATGGTGCTGATTCTTTATCAAGGTATTGTTATTTTGAAGGACCTGCTAGCATCCCTCCATTGGTTCAGAGTGAGAATGAGCTTAACAAGGCCTGTGAAATGCTTTCATCGTGGTTGAAGCAAGACAGGTTTGGTCTGAATGAAGATTTTGTTCAAGAGATTCTAGAACAGCTTCCTCAAGTCACTGCTTGTTCAGAATATAAAAAACTGAAAGAAAGAAAGCAGATTTCAGACCTACAAACAGTTGAAAGTGGGTTTCTGCAGGTTGAGCAGAAAGCCAACAATGCCTCTGAAACTTCTAAGAGATTTCTGCTAAAACTGGGTGGGACTGAAGATACTATAAAAAGGGACCCCTGCCCTCTAGGCAAGCAACTTAACAGAAGGCTACCATCATATCTGATGGGAGATGCTCTGCAG GTCTGGGAGCTAGGTTGGCGTTTCTTAGAGGTGCTACAGCTTGGGCAGCCTTTCACTTTTCAGGAACTTGAGTCTGAGCTTGTAAATCCTTGGTTAGATAGCTACCCTTTGGATTCAAGGCATGAAACTTGCGAGTCTGGAGTCGGTGCCTCCTCCAGTTGTGACAAGGCTTCTCAAAGTGGATCAGCCTCCGTTGGCAGATGTACTGGTCTTCTTTTGGCTAAGATTCTTGGCTCGCTGCTGAAATTGCTCGTAACTGAGCTGTTGTCAAAAGCAGCAGTATATGTGCGCCCTAATCTTGATGCTGGCGAATCTAAATCCAAGAGAGGCAAGAAAAAGGATTTGGACTGGCTAGCTGAGTTAAGGAAAACCAAACTTGATATGCTTCCTGTTAATGAACTTACATGGCATGAAATTGCTCGTCGATACATTTTAGCTGTGCTGTCCATGGATGGTAATCTTGATTCTGCAGAGATTGCTAGCCGTgaaagtgggagagttttCCATTGCTTACAAGGTGATGGTGGGGTTCTTTGTGGATCTCTAACTGGCATAGCTGCAATGGAGGGAGATGCAATG GTTCTTGCAGATGCTATGAAGGAAATATTTGGTTCATTAAAGactaaaaatgacataatAAGTTTATGTTTGTCAGAGTCTGATGCCAATGGTGCTCAAACAATTGAGGTGAATGATGGTGTTGTCCCTGAGTGGGCTCACGCGCTTGAACGTGTGAGAAAATTACCCACAAATGTCGGAGCCAGAATCCGAAATTGTATCCACGATGCTTTGAACAAAAATCCCCCAGAATGGGCTAAACAGGAACTGGAACATGCCATAAGCAAGGAAGTATACAAAGGAAATGCATCAGGACCAACCAAG AGAGCTGTTATTTCAGTCCTCGCAAGAGTTACTAGTGAGAATCCACAGCAGAAGCctgctaaaaaagaaaatgttaagATTAAGACCAACATGTCTGATATCATTACTAAACAATGCCGTATGGTGCTTCGTTGTGCTGCCGCTTCCGATGAAGACAAAGTCTTCTGCAACCTGTTAGGAAGAATTATTTTGAACCCAAATGATAATGATGATGAAGGGCTTCTTGGCTATCCTGCAATGGTGTCTCGTCCTTTAGACTTTAGAACTATTGATCTCAGGTTGGCTGCTGGTGCTTATGGTGGATCTCATGAAGCGTTTGCCGAAGATGTTCGGGAG GTTTGGCGCAACATACATACTGCATATGGTGATCGATCTGAACTGATTGATGTGGCTCAAAGCTTGTGGAATAAGTTTGAAGATTTGTATGAGAAAGAG GTTCTGAACCTTCTCCATAAAATGGCTAAAATTTCCAATGTTAAAGATTCAACTGCTGATGCTCTGAAGGAAAGAGATGACCTTCTTGTTCAGGTGTGTAATAATGCACTCCCTAGAGCTCCTTGGGATGAGGGACTGTGTAAAGTATGCGGCAGGGACAAGGATGATGACAATGTCCTTTTGTGTGATAAATGTGATTCTGAGTATCACAGATATTGCTTGGATCCTCCACTTTTAAGAATTCCAGAAGGAAACTGGTATTGCCCCTCCTGCGTTAGTGGCCAATCTCTTTCTTGCATTCGAACCTATGGGTCAATATCAAATCAGCAcagcaaaaaaagaaatcttGGAGAATTCTCATGCAAATTTCTGGGAGAACTGTCCACATTAGCAAAAGTGATGGAGGTGAAAGAACATTGGGAATTCACGGTTGAGGAG AGAATATTCTTCCTGAAGTTCTTGTTTGATGGAGCACTGAACTCTGCTACTGTCCGGGATCATATGGATCACTGTGCCTCTCAATCTGCTGATTTGCAGAATAAACTACGTTCTCTCACTTCTGAACTGAAAACTCTCAATGCTAAGGAAGATATGCTTGGTTTAAGCGTTGAGAAAACAAATTCTAGTTTATTCAACATACGTGGAGATCTCAAATCAGATGCATCGTCTTCCCAGCACGCTAACGAAAATATCTCAAGAGGAAATCCATCTGAAAAG CAGCTTGCAGTGGAGCAAAGTCAACATGAGAAGATCTTTGTCGAAGCCCAACCATCAGAAGGACCTAACTTGCAAAATGAGATACCCATTTTCACTCAGCAGCAGCAAAGCGACCAAGGGCATACCATTGTTCTGAATGACGCACAGGGTTCCCTCTCTACCACTCAGGTGCTACCTGGTAATAATTTCTCCAGCTCCACCTCTGATCGTGAGACAGAACTTGTGACACCTGCACCTGTGAGTTCAATTCATGAATCTGGGGGCCATCAATGTCCCAACCAAGTTGATATGGTTTCTCCACAAGGCAACAGCCCCAAGGTTTCCACTGCTAAGAATGAAGTTACTCATTTGCTGGAGTCAATTGCTAACATAGAGCTGAAACTTGTCGAGTTATCTCTTCGGCGGGATTTCCTGGGCAGAGATTGTAATGGCAGAGTATACTGGGCCTTTTACTATCCTAATGCTCGGCCATGGATAATAGCTTGTGGCGATACAGCATCCAAAGAGAGGCCTCCCAGAGATTTTGCCAGTATTCCTGATTCTGACAAGTGGATGTATTATGAATCTGATACTGAAATTGAGAAACTGGTAGGATGGCTGGGAGAGAATAATGTCAGGGAGAAAGAATTAAAGGAGTCCATTTCACAGTTTCAAGCTAGCAAACTGAAAGATGCTGTGTATACAGAAGATCATATCcttaaaaaaagagaaataagctATGATGGAAGAAAAACTTTATCTGCCGATTTTTTGGCTACAAAGGCTAAAAATGCtttggagaaaaaatatgGTTCCTGCAAAAGGTTTGAGGCAACAGCTATTCCTCAGAATCTTGTTACGGGAGCAAGTCAGAGTGGCAGAATGTATAGATGTCAATGCCTAGAGCTGTTGTGGCCTTCTAAAGACCATTGCAGTTCTTGTCATCAGAGTTTTTCTACCTCTGAGGAACTAAGCCAACATGCTAAAGAAAACTGTAAAGCTTCTATATCTGGCTCTAAGCGAAGCCAAACAGCTGAAGATACCACCAAACGCAAGAAGGCAAGAAATGTGGCTTCTGAGGAAAAACGCCTCACTAGTATTGGCGTACCTCAAAAAAGATCAACAGACGAGAAACAAATTGGTGGACGTACTTCTCTGGAAGGCTACCGTGCTGATCGCCCCTTTAAATTTGAGGAGATTATGACAAGGTTCATTGTTCCTAGCTCAGTTAAGGATGGGGTGAATGACATAGGACTTATTGGCAGCGGTGGCGTCCCGTCCCTGTTGGCAGGCCAGTCTCCCTATCTAAGTGATTCCGCACTAGCATTGAGCCTTGCAGTAACAAATGAGGCCAGTTCAAGGCCTACTGATTTGAGAAGTAGACAACAGAATACTCCACCCAGTGCGGCGATGCACAGCAGGGGCTTTAAAGATTCACATAGGTCATCAAGATCTGTAGAAAATGGCCTATCTGATGAACTATCTATTGCTGGCAGATTGAAATCCATACTGATGAGTGAGAAGGATCAAGTTACTTCAGTAAAGGACAAAGGTTCATCAGTGTCTGGGTTGTCAAAAAGCACTATAATTCGTGAATCTTCATCAAGACCATTAATAGGCAGAGCTTCTGaaattttgagatttcttaAGATTAATCTACTTGATATGGATGCTGCTCTACCAGAAGATGCTCTTAGAAAATCAAGGTCAGGTCAAGATCGAAGATGTGCATGGCGTGCATTTGTTAAATCTGCAAAATCAATCTATGAG ATGGTACAGGCTACAATCGTATTTGAGGACACAATTAAAAGTGAGTACATGCAAAATGATTGGTGGTATTGGTCATCGCCTTCAACTGCGGCTAGAATCACTACTCTCTCAGCTCTTGCTTTGCGCATCTACTCTCTAGATGCAGCCATCTCTTATGGGGAGCCCCTGTCTGGCACTGGAATGGAGGTCTCAGAGCCAAGTTGTGCAATAGATAAGGAAGTTCATGAAAGTCCAACTCCAAAGAATCCTGCAAATCCTAGCAGCCCAACGCTGCAGAATACACCTGAGCCAGAGCCAGATTCTCCTGAGAATCCAAGAACTAGGAGTAGATCTAGCAAGCGGAGGAGGGATCTGAGCTGA